CTGGATCAGAGATCTCCGCCAATCGTTGCATGCCTTGCGAGGATTCGATCAACACAAGTAATCGGCCACCAACCCGCACCAAATGCAACGATTGCTTGCCGTTCATCGGAACCTTGCCATACACTTCGACTAAGTCTGCAGGCAATCCTGCTTCACGTCCTTTTGAAAGGCGCCAGAGCAGCATCAAGCCGGCAAAAATCGCCAAGATAACGCCAAACTGTTTTGAGTTCCGAGGAATGGCATGTTGCCAAGATTGAGTTGAGAACTCCGAGCCTTGTTTGACGACCGGCGGCTCCAATCTCAACGGTTCACGCCCCAAGGTCTCGGGGACCGCAGAGCCAACAGCACTCGCCTCCGATCTCTCGACTTGCTGCGCAGTGACGGAGGCGATCCCCAGGCAGAACCAGGCCAGAAAAATGACAACCGGAAGACACTTGTATTTCAATTTATCTTGTTGCATGCTTGATTTTTCTTTCTCTGCCACCCTATCAATTCCAAGAGTCAGGCTGTTCGTCGACGAGGTGACTGTCGCAATTCCGTGATCTGAATCGCCATACGAGAATCGACAATCACAATTCGTCCGTAAGCCATCACCTCCCGATCCATCAGGAGTTCCACCGGTTCGTCCAACAAGGTCTCGAGCCGAATCACTTGTCCCGACTTGAGTAATTCCAACTCGCGCAACGTGAGTCCGCGGTTTCCCAACCTGACTTCCACCTCAATTTTCTCGGATGAAAGATTGAGGTCTTGCCAGGCGTAGGGAGCTGGCGTTGAAATCGGCTTGTCGTGCGCACCATCAACTCGCACCTGTGGCGAACTGGCCGAACGTGTCTCATCGTCATCTTGGTGAGTCACGGAAACGCTTACGTCACTCGGCATCAGAAAAATCCTCCCATTGGGGCGGAAAACGACGCAACTTCCGGCCACGAGGAAATCGCTGACAAAAGGCGATGCGGACTGTCGTCGATCGAGGGCCACAATGCAAGATCAACTGACCTTACCATCACCGCTAGCGATGCTAATCGTCACGAACTTGTCGGTTGGGCTAGTGTTCGATAACCCCTGCGACCCGATGCCGTAGCTCTTTGGCCAATCGAGCATCGCTGTTGGCCACGTTATCGAGAATTCGTTCTCGTGTCGGAGAATTCGTGACGTCGAGGATCGTGGCCAACCGTTGAGCCACCTCGGCTCGATGGATCGAACGTTCAATTTGCTGATTTAACCAACGCTTAAATTCCTCGCGCACATCATTGAGCTCCAATATGGCGGTTGGCTCGAGTTCGACGAGTCGTTCGAGAACCTGTGTTTGGACGCTTGCAGGCAAGTGAGCGACCACCTCTGAAGCGCGTCGAGTGGATAGTTGCGAGAGTGCAACGGCGATCGCTTGCGGCAATTCGTCACACAAACAATCGGCAATAAGTCGGTCCGATGCACGGTCGAGAGTCGATTCACTGGGAGCCTCGCTTCCGATAGCATGCTGCCCAACGACGTTGGTCTCCACAGGAATTTCACGATACTGCAACTGCCCCTGCTGCCCCAAAAATTCTCGAATCGCAGCCAACTCCTCCTGGGGGCCGACATCAGAGATCCCCATGATGGCGTTGCGAATCAACTCCGCCTGAGAATCATCCATCTGTTCCAACAAGGCATCTGCCACATCTCGATCCAGACTGGCTACCAAAACAGCGGCTTTTCGCATCGTTTCCACCTGATCGCTCAAAAGTTTCACCCTGCTTTTGCAATCCATTGATTGAGAACCCGGGCGGCATGATCCGGATCTTCTCGTACCAGATCGGTAAGCGTCTCGCGCAAAGCCGCATCCTCGTCTAACTCATTTGGCACCACCTCTCCGGCGTCGTTTGACTCACCCGTCGATGGGTAGATCCGATGGGCTGTCGCTACCGCGGCCTGCTTGCGACTGATCAATTGAACAATCAGCACTCCTAAAGCAGCAATGATCAACGCTACGGCTGCCGACCAATTTCTCAGTCGACTGCTGAGCCTCTGCCTCGTCGAAACGGAACTGGCAGTTTGAAGATCGTCGAAGGTTGTCACGGTCACGTTCAGCTGACGATGCTCATCGGGCATGGCGCCCAGAATCGCCGTCCGAATTCGCTCGTCAGCGTCGGCAGTCACCGAAGCCAACGTCCACTCACCCGGCGAATCCTCACGTTGTCGCTTGGCAAACAAGGAAGCGTAATAACTCCTGGGGACAATCACCGAGATGGCCACCTGCCCAAAAGAGCTCAAATCCAAAAGCTCGGCCGAAGCGGGAGCTTTCTCTGGCAATTGCAAACCAACAACCACTTCCGCCTGCGGTACCATCCGCAGCACCTTACGAACCTTGGCTGTGAGGGCTTCTTCCATCTCTTGAGCGCGTAACAGCAACAGATCTGCAGATTCATCAAGATCCACTGCCCCGCCGCCATAGGACCGGCCCGAGCCCAAAACAGTGAGATTCACATCATCGATCACCATCCCGGCACGTGCCGACGCGACCATCCTGCGAATCGAAAGTACCTGAGGCCGACTTAATACTTCTTTGGCACCCTGAGGAGATGACTTTGGCAAAATACATACCGATGCGGTGGTGATCCGAGAGCGTTTCAATCCGCGTTCCTCGATCTCATCATAATGGACATATGCGTCATCGATTTCAGGCATCGTCCGAATTGCGAAGGCCAAATCCTGCTCCAAAGCCCGCAACAGTTTACTGCGACGTTCAGATTCTCGTTCTAATAATCCCGTCGATTGGATCGCTGCATCTTTGTGATCAAAAGCCCTTGGGTATGCCGAGTTATCGGCAAGCGCTTGCAAAAACCGATCGGCTTGTCCCGTCGGGACATGTATGTTTCCATCCAGCATCGAATAGCCGCTAAGTTTTGCTTTCGCAAAAGCTGCGGTCATCCGATCCAGCTCCTGAGTCGACAGATTGCGAGTCTGGTACAACACTTCGGTTTTCGCTGGAGAGCCGTATCGCGAGGAACCAAGTACAGTCACCCCCGTAACGATGACGACAACCAAGATCGCAACTCGCCAACCAGCCGAAATTTCGCTGAATTTGGACGACCAAAACACCGTTTGTCGTCGCCACTCATCGATCCGCGTATTCATACTCAACGCTACCGATCATTCAAAATGACAAACAAAACAAGTCAACATCCTGAGGATTCCGCATCTACAAAATGCTCCCTTAATCATCCAAGCAACCCAACAACGTCAGGCAGCAGCACGTGAACGATTCGGCCAAGGCAACAGTAAGGTACGAGCGAGACCACCTTGGGGACACGACATCGTGTCAATTTGCAAGCCAGATCGTGCGGCGATCCCTTGCCATGTTTTTAGCTGAGACGGCTGATTGACGCCGCCTCCAAACGCAAAACTCGAATCCGATACCTCAATCTCAATACCGATCGAACCAATCACCGCAATCACATCCAACTGCCCGCCTTCGGGCATCGCATTCAAACTGTCCTCAATCAGATGTGCGAGAATCTCCTGGGTAAGCTGCGGACTCACGATCGCTCGGAGTTCAGCGTCCACATCGACAATCGACTCGATACGTTGCTGCTTCATCCGAGCCTCGAAGGCTTGACAAGCGCGCTGCACCATTTCACGGACGTTTATCTCAACCGGACTGTCCTCGGGGCGCGACAAACTCGAAACGGTATCGACTGGGGGTCGGATCACGGACGCACGAAATGGAATCTGGTTCAACGTTTCAACTCCTCGTCTTACGGTACAACTCGCACCTGAATTGAGACAAAAGCGGGCAATTTGTAACGCCAATGGACAAACGTGTCAACGCGTTCTGAAACCCCCTTTCATCCACTAACGCCAAGGCAACGCGGATGACATTGACAAGAATGGCGAGGTAAATCAACCGATGCGATCGAGAACACCGGTCAAAGTGGAAACGGAGCATCCGCATTAGCAGATCGTAACGCGGCTGTAAAACCGAAGAATCAGTTTTCTTCGAAGCGGAGATATTCGGGTGCTGACTCCGAGCAGCTGTCGACTCCCGTGACAATCTGCATCATCCAAGCATCTAGATCGCTCAGCATCTGAGTCGTCAATTCATGACCACAGGGATACTGTCTCAGGTTCAAAGAGAGCCCTGCAATATGAAACAAGCGCAGCTCTTCACAGATCTGACTGACCGGATACTGCTCACTTTCACGACCATAGCCGATCAGCATAGGCAAGCTGCGTGCTTGAAGCAAATTCGAGAGCGGATTATTTCCGGTGGGAACGGGCCCTCCCAAGGAAGCCACTCCAGCAAACCGGTTCGGTGCCGCCAATCCCAAGCGAATCGCCATCGTTCCCCCACAATCGAAACCGGCCAGGAAGACCCGTTTGGGAGCGATGTTGAAACGATTTTTCGCCAATTGAACACACTCGTGAACACGCGACATGGTTTCCACGATGCCATGGGCATCCTGCGACCATACCGAGGCAAACTCAGACTCGCCCTGCTCCGCAGCTTTCGCTGGAGGCCATCCGGGCGCGACACCAACATAATTGCGCATACTAATATGCGGCATCACCTGCTTGAGTTGCCGATGCCCGTCACTCGGTCCATGCAACCAGACGACTAAGGGATAAGCATAGTTGGGCTCATAGTGCAGGGGCACGAAAAAGCTGTGTTCGACAGCTTGCTTCGAATTCGATCCCGTCGTGGAAGTTCGATTTGTGGATAAAGAGTTGGTGTTTAAATCCTGATCAAGCATCTGTATGCGATTCATCGAATTCGATCGACCTTTGTCTTTCTCGAACTGCCAAAGATGCTCACGAGACGCTCGTATCCACGGTGTGGTGAGCAATCCTGGTGAGAGCCTCCGAGGATCACTGCGTGATCCCACTTTGTTCCGCGACCAATTCTTGGCACACGTTTTGTAAGCTCGCCTTTCAGCCGCCGAACGGGTGTGGACTCTACCCCAATCGCCGCGTGTCTGTCAATGCGGCGTGGTCGGAGTGGACCGATCCCCACAATCTAACGCTGGCATTGCTAGCCGCGATTACAATTCGAGTTAGAGCGGACCCTTTACTTTACTGCCAACTCTTCAAGATCGCTTCGGTCACAGCAACCCGTTGGATTGATTTCGCCACTCCCGTTTCCTCGCACGCATCGACAATCGTGCCATTCAGGCGCAGGTCGTGGGAGGCAACTTCAAAATGGGTTGGCCGAAAGGAAAGCGTCGTCTCTTGCACACGATCAACGCGTCGGCCGAGAATACTGTCGTGCGGTCCTGTCATCCCGATGTCACACTGAAATGCCGTTCCGTTTTTCAAGATCTGCTCATCGGCTGTCGGCACATGGGTATGGGTCCCGAGAACGGCCGTGACGCGACCGTCAAGATATCGGCCCATCAGCTGCATGTCGCTCGTCGCTTCCGCATGAAAGTCGAGCCAGCGAATCTTAATCTCAGTGGGAATCTCCTCCAAAACTCGGTCAGCAGCTGTCCAGGGACAATCTACAGGCCGCATAAAGACGCGTCCTAGCAGGCTAAAGACGGCGATTTGCACACCATTGCGACCGGTGGCCGTCGTCCAGTTTTTTCCTGGAGCAGTCGCCGGAAAGTTTGCCGGCTTCACAATGGGTTCGTCCGCTTCGAGAATCGTCATGATTTCTCGGCGGCGATAGATGTGATCGCCGAGAGTGATGCAATCAACACCGGCGTCGATGAGTTCACGATAGATCTGCGGAGTGATCCCGGAACCACCGGAGGCATTTTCACCGTTAGCGATTACAAGGTCGAGCTCTTCGCGTTGCTTCAAAATCGGGAGGCATTGAGAAACAATTTTGCGTCCAGGTTTCCCAACGATATCCCCGATGTGCAGAATTCGCACGTGGATGTCTCTCTTTGCAGATCTTTTTCGACAGAACAATTAGCAATTAACGAGCAATCTCAGTGAACCTTGATTCACGCACAACGGTAATCTTGATTTCTCCAGGATAGGTCAAACGTTCTTCGAAAGCTTTCGCGATATCGTGGGAGATTTTGGACGCCGCCTCGTCACTTGTCTCCCTTGCATTGGCAATGACGCGCAACTCACGTCCCGCTTGAATGGCAAACGCTTGGTCAACACCGCTAAACTCGTTCGCGATCGACTCCAATTCTTCCATACGTTTGATGTATCTTTCCAACGTTTCACGTCGAGCCCCCGGTCGTGAAGCACTGCAAGCATCGGCAGTTGCAACAAGCACCGTGTAGGGGTGTTCAACAACGATCTCATCATGATGTCCCAAGGCAGCATGCACGACCTCCGGACCTTCGCCCGACCGCTTGAGCAAATCGGCACCAATCTTCGGATGTCCACCTTCCATCTCATGATCTGCCGCTTTCCCGATGTCGTGCAACAAACCACAACGACGAGCGATTTGGCCATCAAGTCCGACCATTTCAGCGAGCATGCCGGCCAAGAAGGCAACTTCGATCGAATGCCGCAGCACGTTTTGGCTGTAACTTGTGCGAAAACAAAGTCGGCCAAGCATGCTCACGATGCGCGGATTCAAACCATGTACATCGGCCTCATGTGCCGCCTCTTCCCCCTGCTTCTCGATGTACTGCTCAATTTCTTTGGTCGTTTCAGCAACAACCTCTTCAATTCTGGAGGGATGAATCCGACCATCCGCAATCAGTTTGATCAATGATTGACGTGCGATTTCACGTCGCACAGGATCAAAGGCACTTACGATCACCACACCGGGGGTATCATCGATGATCACATCAACACCCGTCTCTTTTTCAAAAGATCGGATATTACGGCCTTCTCGTCCGATGATGCGTCCCTTCATTTCATCGTTGGGAATATCCACGCTACTGGTGGTCGATTCGGCCGTATGAGCTGCGGCATAACGTTGCAGCGTGGTGATCAGCAGTTCGCGGGCTTTCTCGCGACAGGTTTCCTCCACCTTTTTTTGGTGACGCATAATGATGGCACCCGTTTCCTGTTGCAGCTCTTTCTCAAGCATTTCCAACAGGCGACCGGTCGCCTCGTCGCGATTCAAACCACTTAGCTCATGCAACGTTTGTCGCTGCAAGTCCAACAACTTTCCTAAATCGTTATTGCGTTTATCGGTATCGTTAATCTTTTCCGTTAGGCGGCGTTGGGTCGCCTCGACGATCCGCTCCTGCTTGCGGAGATGCTCGGTCTGCTGCTCCGTGGCTTCCTGCCGTTTGTCAAGCGAGCGTTCTCGATCACGCAATTGGTCGCGGCTCTTGTTCAACTCGCTATCCATATCGGCTTTTTGCTGAATACTTGCCTCCTTGATCTCCAGCTCCGCCTCCTTCATGCGATTTGTTGCTTCGACACGTGCGCTACCCAAAATCAATTGAGCTTCCGACTCGGCATCTCTCCTTCGTAAACGATCAAGGAGTTTCACGAACAGAAAAGCGAGCGTCGCTCCGACCACACTGCTGATCGCTCCGACTACGACGGGATGCATCACCCTTCTCCTTCTCCAATTATCAGGATATGTCTGAAGTCATGATCGAACGCGGAGAAGCCGCTGCCCAGATAATTGAGCGAACAACAAGCCCGTGCGAAGAAGAAAATCGCGACGGATTCAGCGAGACTTTGACGGAGAACGAGCCCAACAATTAACGCAAATACCGCGTGTGTGTTATCCATAATCGCGCAGGGTGTGCGCGCAAGCCAACGATGTTCCAATGAACTTTTTGAGGCCAAAACGATGGAGCCAATGGGAACACCAACATCCACCGCCATTCAAGCTGGCGACGGACGCAACCAAAAAGATAATGGCAATCCCCAAGGCTGTCGTACAAAAGATCTTTCAGCAGCCACCGGCTGTGCTCCAACGTCTTGACCACCAAGAGGCAGCATCGGCACAGGGACTGGATCAACCAGACGCACAACAAAATCACACAACGTTCAATCAACGTTTGTTGGTTCAAGGCTTGTTTCCCGATCATGTTTCCATGTCGTTGCTGAACCGTCCGATCACCCGCTAACCGCGACGATCGACTGTTACTAATTCTGTAGTCTCAAAGAGGTTGAAACGAACGAACACCTCAACCCCCAGAGCTACTATCGTAACAAAGCGGGGGTGATCTGCAACGCGGCGGGTCGCTTGTCGATACGTTTTTTAACAGCCGAAGAGGGCTCAACCGTTAATCTCGGCTTCCTTACACAATCGGCACCAGACCCACCGGCGCGGCAGAAAAGAAAACGAACCACTACCGCATCAACCGCCTTTCCTAGGTAAACCCCCTAAAAGATTTAATCGATTAATTCCAACGGCGAGCCGTGAAAATGGCCATCAGCCGACCCAATCACTCGGAGCGTTCTTGACTTCGTGGACAAGGAGCCTTACCACGGCGAAAGATGCAAATCCCTCGTAACGGGCTCCTCGGCCCCCAAACTCGGTTACCCCATGTCTGCTGACGATTCAAGTGAAACGGTCAATCACCACTTTGCCGAGCGACTCAAAGCCGATTGGCCACCGGCAAACTGGAATAACTCGAACGTGATTATTGCCGTCTCGGGCGGCCCCGACAGTACGGCACTTTTGCATGGAATTTCGCAACTACAGCCACACCGAGAACGCCTTTTCGCAGCCCATTTCAACCATCAACTCCGCGGGGAGGCTTCCCTTGCAGACCAATATTTTGTGGAGGCTTGCTGCCGCAAGCTGCAAATCCAATGCGTGGTTGGCCTTGCCGATCCAAGCGAGTTTGAGCAGCATCGATCGGGAGAAGGTATCGAGTCGGCAGCCCGCCAACTTCGCTATCGTTTTTTAACCACCACGGCCAAAAAGCTGGGGGCCCGCTTCATTACCACCGGCCACACGGCGGATGATCGAATCGAAACCGTTCTTCATCACATCCTGCGCGGAACCGGATTGGCGGGGCTTGCAGGCATTCCTCGAGTTCGAGTGATCCACGAGGCGGTCACGCTCATCCGACCGCTATTGTCAATGCAACGATCCGACATCCTGGAGTACCTGAGTGATTTAGGAGAAGAACCACAGTTCGACGAGGCCAACCTCGAAACCTGCTTTACGCGCAATCGCATTCGCTTGAATCTGCTGCCTCAATTGGAACGAGAATTTAATCCCGAAGTCCGATCCGCGCTGCTTCGATTGGCGCAAATCGCCGAGGAGGCCCAATCTACCCTGCACCAAATCGCAGCGGACCTACTCGATGCGGCCACAGAAAAGATTGCCTCAAACGAAACCACCCTTAATACCGCCTATTTTGAATCAATCTCAGACCATTTGCGGCGAGAATGCTTTGTTTGCCTCTGGCAACGCCAGGGGTGGCCCTTGCAATCCATGCAGTTTCGTCACTGGCAACAATTGGCCGATCTCTCCAGTTCGAGCGGTTCCACCAGCTTCTGCCAGTTTCCGGGGGGGATTTCTGGACAGCGTATCGAGAATTTGCTGCGGCTCACGGCAACTCGTTAGTTGCCCAATTTTGGTTTACACGATATGCCATCGCGGTATACTATGCGGCTTTATCGTGCGAAGGGGTACTGTGAAGGCGGCTGCACCCAACCAAAGCGAAATCCATACCTTGTCGAATCAGAGGTTCGACGAGACGGCCTACGGCCTGGCTAGATGGCGGTCGCTTTTCAACCCGTTCAGTTTCAATCTGCCATGGCCCATATCACGGAGGAATCAAGGTCTTTAAAGATGGTTCAAGGTCAAGCTGAAATCACCGCACCGAATGCGTACCGATTGATACACGCCGAATTCGTTGCTATTCACCGTATCTCAGCTCGGACAGATGAGCGGTGTGCCGGCTTCACCGGTCTTCTTGTCTTGAGATCATTGTCGGCGGCATGATTGTAGACAAGATGTATGGTTTTGATCGATGTACTGTTTGGCAGAATACTGTTTGGCAGAATTCAAATCACCTTTGGGCGACTCAACAACTCTTACACCAACCATTCGACTGAGATTTTCGGAGCCCGCTTCCACTGCTTTATTAAAAATAGGTAACCAAGCATGTCAGATACAAACGCGAACCAGACCGAACAAGAAACAAACATGTTTTTGTTTTGGGGCTGCTTCATTGCACTTATTACAACAGCATTCGGATTCATTACCCGGATGTTTCTATTGGATGACCCAGCGATTATCGAAACGCTAGGACTCGATCCCGCACAAGTCGGTGCCTACAAGGGGATTCAAGTTTGGCCCTTTGCTTTGAGTATCATCATTTTCAGCCTGATCATCGACAAGGTCGGCTACAAGTTCTCCATGGTGTTCGCCTTCATCTGTCAGTTTATCTGGGCAGTGATGGGCGTTTTCGCGCTGTCAACACTCGACTCCGATCCAGAAAGAGCCAAACTTCTCATCTATTGGGGTGGACTGATTCTCGCGTTGGGCAACGGAACCGTTGAGGCGTTTATTAACCCTGTCGTTGCCACAATGTTCGATAAAGACAAAACCAAATGGTTGAACATCCTGCACGCAGGATGGCCCGGAGGCTTAGTCGTCGCAGGTGTCCTGACCATTGTGATGGAATCGATGGATCTTGAATGGAAATACAAGCTGGCGACGATCGCCATTCCAGCAGTGATTTATTTCATCATGCTGATCAAAGTCCAATTCCCCAAACAAGAACGTGTTGCAGCGGGTATTAGCTATAAGGAAATGCTCTCCGAATTCGGCATCTTAGGAGCTGCCGTTGTGGGCTTCTTGGTGACGCTCCAACTCATGGACTTTTTCCCAGACGGAAACAAAGCGATTTTCATCGGGATTGGTGTCGCCATGGTTGTGTCTTTCGGCGTGTACACGAAGAGTCTTGGCCGTCCTCTGATGTTTGTTTTGATTCTGATCATGATGCCTCTGGCGACGACCGAAATCGGCACCGATGGCTGGATCTCGGGTATTATGACGAATGCGGTGACATTCCACGCTGGGTGGATTTTGGTTTACACATCATTCATCATGATGGTTTTACGCTTCTTCGCCGGTCCCATCGTGCACAATCTTTCTGCCCTGGGACTCTTGATGGTTAGTTGC
The sequence above is drawn from the Pirellulaceae bacterium genome and encodes:
- the tilS gene encoding tRNA lysidine(34) synthetase TilS — translated: MSADDSSETVNHHFAERLKADWPPANWNNSNVIIAVSGGPDSTALLHGISQLQPHRERLFAAHFNHQLRGEASLADQYFVEACCRKLQIQCVVGLADPSEFEQHRSGEGIESAARQLRYRFLTTTAKKLGARFITTGHTADDRIETVLHHILRGTGLAGLAGIPRVRVIHEAVTLIRPLLSMQRSDILEYLSDLGEEPQFDEANLETCFTRNRIRLNLLPQLEREFNPEVRSALLRLAQIAEEAQSTLHQIAADLLDAATEKIASNETTLNTAYFESISDHLRRECFVCLWQRQGWPLQSMQFRHWQQLADLSSSSGSTSFCQFPGGISGQRIENLLRLTATR
- a CDS encoding MFS transporter, encoding MSDTNANQTEQETNMFLFWGCFIALITTAFGFITRMFLLDDPAIIETLGLDPAQVGAYKGIQVWPFALSIIIFSLIIDKVGYKFSMVFAFICQFIWAVMGVFALSTLDSDPERAKLLIYWGGLILALGNGTVEAFINPVVATMFDKDKTKWLNILHAGWPGGLVVAGVLTIVMESMDLEWKYKLATIAIPAVIYFIMLIKVQFPKQERVAAGISYKEMLSEFGILGAAVVGFLVTLQLMDFFPDGNKAIFIGIGVAMVVSFGVYTKSLGRPLMFVLILIMMPLATTEIGTDGWISGIMTNAVTFHAGWILVYTSFIMMVLRFFAGPIVHNLSALGLLMVSCVLAIAGLWSLSIAEGVAIVFAAATLYALGKTFFWPTMLGIVSEQTPRGGALTLNAISGIGMLAVGTLGFPLIGALQTDKEFEAVKPYIQNVKEGDVLTEKRIYEIIKYKTLDLEKVDELVVSKAPDADRAKLKEEIEKASAGSGQKALASMVIFPLIMLFCYILIWFYFKSKGGYKPVSLSDGH
- a CDS encoding flagellar biosynthetic protein FliO encodes the protein MQQDKLKYKCLPVVIFLAWFCLGIASVTAQQVERSEASAVGSAVPETLGREPLRLEPPVVKQGSEFSTQSWQHAIPRNSKQFGVILAIFAGLMLLWRLSKGREAGLPADLVEVYGKVPMNGKQSLHLVRVGGRLLVLIESSQGMQRLAEISDPDEVRSVIDQLGKGHVRRLPTNLQGLVTDRNLSSFRAG
- a CDS encoding TIGR00282 family metallophosphoesterase, which translates into the protein MRILHIGDIVGKPGRKIVSQCLPILKQREELDLVIANGENASGGSGITPQIYRELIDAGVDCITLGDHIYRRREIMTILEADEPIVKPANFPATAPGKNWTTATGRNGVQIAVFSLLGRVFMRPVDCPWTAADRVLEEIPTEIKIRWLDFHAEATSDMQLMGRYLDGRVTAVLGTHTHVPTADEQILKNGTAFQCDIGMTGPHDSILGRRVDRVQETTLSFRPTHFEVASHDLRLNGTIVDACEETGVAKSIQRVAVTEAILKSWQ
- a CDS encoding FliM/FliN family flagellar motor C-terminal domain-containing protein; translation: MPSDVSVSVTHQDDDETRSASSPQVRVDGAHDKPISTPAPYAWQDLNLSSEKIEVEVRLGNRGLTLRELELLKSGQVIRLETLLDEPVELLMDREVMAYGRIVIVDSRMAIQITELRQSPRRRTA
- a CDS encoding alpha/beta hydrolase-fold protein, with protein sequence MNRIQMLDQDLNTNSLSTNRTSTTGSNSKQAVEHSFFVPLHYEPNYAYPLVVWLHGPSDGHRQLKQVMPHISMRNYVGVAPGWPPAKAAEQGESEFASVWSQDAHGIVETMSRVHECVQLAKNRFNIAPKRVFLAGFDCGGTMAIRLGLAAPNRFAGVASLGGPVPTGNNPLSNLLQARSLPMLIGYGRESEQYPVSQICEELRLFHIAGLSLNLRQYPCGHELTTQMLSDLDAWMMQIVTGVDSCSESAPEYLRFEEN
- the rny gene encoding ribonuclease Y; this translates as MHPVVVGAISSVVGATLAFLFVKLLDRLRRRDAESEAQLILGSARVEATNRMKEAELEIKEASIQQKADMDSELNKSRDQLRDRERSLDKRQEATEQQTEHLRKQERIVEATQRRLTEKINDTDKRNNDLGKLLDLQRQTLHELSGLNRDEATGRLLEMLEKELQQETGAIIMRHQKKVEETCREKARELLITTLQRYAAAHTAESTTSSVDIPNDEMKGRIIGREGRNIRSFEKETGVDVIIDDTPGVVIVSAFDPVRREIARQSLIKLIADGRIHPSRIEEVVAETTKEIEQYIEKQGEEAAHEADVHGLNPRIVSMLGRLCFRTSYSQNVLRHSIEVAFLAGMLAEMVGLDGQIARRCGLLHDIGKAADHEMEGGHPKIGADLLKRSGEGPEVVHAALGHHDEIVVEHPYTVLVATADACSASRPGARRETLERYIKRMEELESIANEFSGVDQAFAIQAGRELRVIANARETSDEAASKISHDIAKAFEERLTYPGEIKITVVRESRFTEIAR